From SAR324 cluster bacterium, a single genomic window includes:
- the wecB gene encoding UDP-N-acetylglucosamine 2-epimerase (non-hydrolyzing), with protein MKKILSVFGTRPEAIKMAPVVKKIAQSPHLVGTVCITAQHRQMLDQVLQLFEIVPDYDLDLMTQGQDLTDITCRVLSGVRDVLKKDQPDLILVHGDTTTSFAAALAGFYAGIPVGHVEAGLRTYNLQSPFPEEANRQLTGRLSAWHFAPTEVSRQNLLNEGIRDFKIIITGNTAIDALEMTVEKLPAFVNIDEKLGKSVMETVHSSAPVLLVTGHRRENFGQGFLNICQSIKNIALLQPTLHIIYPVHLNPNVQQPVYSLLKDMPNIHLIAPVDYLSFVMLLKRCTLVLTDSGGVQEEAPSLGKPVLVMRDTSERPEAIAAGTAKLVGTNVDQIVQAVIDLLTIPTLYQKMSMAHNPYGDGHAAQRIVKFLEELPN; from the coding sequence ATGAAAAAAATTTTATCCGTTTTTGGAACCAGACCTGAAGCCATTAAGATGGCGCCTGTTGTGAAAAAAATTGCTCAAAGTCCCCATCTTGTCGGAACAGTGTGCATTACGGCGCAACACAGGCAAATGCTGGATCAGGTGTTGCAATTGTTTGAGATTGTTCCTGATTATGATCTGGATTTGATGACACAAGGGCAAGACTTAACAGATATCACCTGTCGCGTCTTGTCTGGTGTGCGTGATGTATTAAAAAAAGATCAACCAGATCTGATTCTGGTGCATGGGGATACAACTACTTCATTCGCGGCGGCACTGGCAGGGTTTTATGCGGGGATTCCTGTGGGGCATGTGGAAGCTGGGCTGAGAACATACAACCTTCAAAGTCCCTTTCCTGAAGAAGCAAATCGGCAACTCACAGGTCGGCTCTCAGCATGGCATTTTGCTCCTACAGAAGTGTCACGTCAAAACCTCTTGAATGAAGGAATTCGGGATTTTAAAATCATCATTACAGGCAATACGGCTATTGATGCGCTTGAAATGACGGTTGAAAAATTACCAGCATTTGTCAATATTGACGAAAAACTAGGTAAATCGGTCATGGAGACTGTTCACAGTTCCGCTCCAGTTCTGCTAGTAACAGGACACCGCCGAGAAAATTTTGGGCAGGGATTTCTAAATATTTGTCAATCCATCAAAAACATCGCGTTACTACAACCAACTCTACATATTATTTATCCAGTTCACTTGAATCCCAACGTTCAACAGCCTGTCTATAGCTTGCTCAAGGATATGCCCAATATCCATTTGATCGCGCCAGTGGACTATTTGTCGTTTGTAATGCTACTGAAGCGTTGTACCCTGGTTCTGACAGATTCAGGTGGGGTACAAGAAGAGGCTCCTTCTCTGGGGAAACCAGTATTGGTTATGCGCGATACGAGCGAACGACCAGAAGCCATTGCCGCGGGAACGGCCAAACTTGTTGGTACAAATGTTGATCAGATTGTCCAGGCTGTTATCGATCTCCTAACGATTCCAACTCTATATCAAAAAATGTCGATGGCCCATAATCCTTATGGAGATGGTCATGCGGCACAACGAATTGTTAAATTTTTGGAAGAATTGCCAAATTAA